Proteins encoded in a region of the Bradyrhizobium sp. CB3481 genome:
- the hisC gene encoding histidinol-phosphate transaminase produces MNRPVPNPGILDIAPYTPGKSPVPEPGRKVFKLSANETPFGPSPKAMEVYKETVAHLEDYPEGTSRVLREAIGRAYGLDPNRIICGAGSDEILNLLAHTYLSQGDEAISTAHGFLVYPIATMANGAKNVVAPETNYTADVDAILARVTPKTKLVWLANPNNPTGTYVPFDEVKRLRAGLPGHVLLVLDAAYSDYVSRNDYELGLELVATTDNTVMTHTFSKIHGLAALRIGWMFGPAHIVDAVNRIRGPFNVSTPAMLAAVAAIEDTAHVQKSKAFTEEWRNVLTEEIGKLGLKVTPSVANFVLIHFPNEKGKTAADADAFLTKRGLVLRALNNYGLPHALRMTIGTEEANRLVIDALRDFVAAK; encoded by the coding sequence ATGAACCGCCCCGTGCCGAATCCCGGCATTCTCGATATTGCGCCCTACACGCCCGGCAAGTCCCCGGTGCCGGAGCCGGGTCGCAAGGTGTTCAAGCTGTCCGCCAACGAGACCCCGTTCGGGCCGTCGCCGAAGGCGATGGAAGTCTACAAGGAGACGGTGGCGCATCTGGAGGACTATCCGGAAGGAACCTCGAGGGTACTGCGCGAGGCGATCGGCCGTGCCTATGGGCTCGACCCCAACCGCATCATCTGCGGCGCCGGCTCGGATGAAATCCTCAACCTCCTGGCGCACACCTATCTCAGCCAGGGCGATGAGGCGATCTCCACCGCGCACGGTTTTCTGGTGTACCCGATCGCGACGATGGCCAACGGCGCCAAGAACGTCGTCGCGCCCGAGACCAATTACACCGCCGACGTCGATGCGATCCTGGCGCGCGTCACGCCGAAGACCAAGCTCGTGTGGCTGGCCAACCCGAACAATCCGACCGGGACCTATGTGCCGTTCGACGAGGTCAAGCGACTGCGCGCCGGTTTGCCGGGGCATGTGCTGCTGGTGCTCGACGCCGCCTATTCCGACTACGTCTCGCGCAACGATTACGAACTCGGCCTGGAGCTGGTGGCGACCACGGACAACACCGTGATGACGCACACCTTCTCCAAGATCCACGGGCTGGCGGCGCTGCGGATCGGCTGGATGTTCGGCCCGGCGCACATCGTCGATGCCGTCAACCGGATCCGCGGCCCCTTCAACGTCTCGACGCCGGCGATGCTGGCGGCGGTCGCCGCGATCGAGGACACCGCGCATGTCCAGAAATCCAAGGCGTTCACCGAGGAGTGGCGCAACGTCCTGACCGAGGAGATCGGCAAGCTCGGACTGAAGGTGACGCCGAGCGTGGCGAATTTCGTGCTGATCCACTTTCCCAATGAGAAGGGTAAGACCGCGGCCGACGCCGACGCGTTCCTGACCAAGCGGGGCCTCGTGCTGCGGGCGCTCAACAATTACGGCCTGCCGCACGCTTTGCGCATGACCATCGGCACCGAGGAGGCCAACCGCCTCGTTATCGATGCCTTGCGCGACTTCGTGGCGGCCAAATGA
- a CDS encoding chorismate mutase: MSNVPPAPPSLQELRKEIDAIDEQVHRLLMARGDIIDRLIQVKQTQEVGSAFRPAREASMMRELVRRHRGILPLDTIESIWRVIISTFTYVQAPFAVHADVSVGESAMRDSARFHFGFVVPYVGHFSAQAAVEAVAKSKGDLALVSAISSRTPWWNLLETEGAPKIIARLPFLERADHPAALPVFVISRVADDAMVTEVQTWSVRVSGWNADIARAVAPLAEIVAVPDTAFDGAALLVSDAGTGFEKIKAALIQAGASVRSSALVGSHATRYTVPANGSAKP; the protein is encoded by the coding sequence ATGTCCAACGTTCCCCCGGCCCCGCCCTCGCTGCAGGAATTGCGCAAGGAGATCGATGCGATCGACGAGCAGGTCCATCGGCTGCTGATGGCGCGCGGCGACATCATCGACCGCCTGATCCAGGTCAAGCAGACCCAGGAGGTCGGCTCCGCGTTCCGGCCGGCGCGCGAGGCCAGCATGATGCGCGAGCTGGTGCGGCGTCATCGCGGCATCCTGCCGCTCGACACCATCGAGAGCATCTGGCGCGTCATCATCTCGACGTTCACCTATGTCCAGGCGCCGTTCGCGGTGCATGCCGACGTCTCGGTCGGCGAGTCCGCGATGCGGGATTCGGCGCGCTTTCACTTCGGCTTTGTCGTGCCCTATGTCGGCCATTTCAGCGCCCAGGCCGCCGTCGAGGCGGTGGCGAAATCGAAAGGCGATCTGGCGCTGGTCTCCGCGATTTCGAGCCGCACGCCGTGGTGGAATCTGCTTGAGACGGAAGGCGCGCCGAAGATCATCGCCCGGCTGCCGTTCCTAGAGCGCGCCGATCATCCGGCCGCGCTGCCGGTGTTCGTGATCTCGCGGGTCGCCGACGATGCCATGGTGACGGAAGTGCAGACCTGGAGCGTGCGCGTCTCCGGATGGAACGCCGACATCGCCCGCGCGGTGGCGCCGCTCGCCGAGATCGTCGCGGTGCCCGATACCGCCTTCGACGGCGCGGCGCTCCTGGTGTCGGATGCCGGCACCGGTTTCGAGAAGATCAAGGCTGCCCTGATCCAGGCCGGCGCCTCGGTGCGCTCTTCGGCCCTCGTCGGCAGCCACGCAACGCGCTATACGGTGCCGGCGAATGGGTCGGCCAAGCCTTAA
- a CDS encoding homoserine O-acetyltransferase, translated as MANLHSIPSPSIQSGDRAHEADHPTSLLAAFGMEQPLRLDCGVDLAPFQIAYQTYGELNADRSNAILICHALTLDQHVANVHPLTGKAGWWEIMVGPGRPLDTEKYFIVCSNVIGGCMGSTGPASTNPATGKAWGLDFPLITIPDMVRAQAMLLDRLGIETLLCVIGGSMGGMQVLQWTAAYPERVFSAMPVACATRHSAQNIAFHELGRQAVMADPDWHHGRYFEQDTQPHRGLAVARMAGHITYLSDAALHRKFGRRMQDRELPTFSFDADFQVESYLRYQGSSFVERFDANSYLYLTRAMDYFDIAADHDGVLAKAFAGIKTRFCVISFTSDWLFPTSESRALVHALNASSARVSFAEIETDRGHDAFLLDVPEFFDISRAFLESAGTARGLKNGG; from the coding sequence ATGGCAAACCTGCATTCGATACCAAGCCCGTCGATCCAGAGCGGGGACCGCGCGCACGAGGCCGATCATCCGACGTCGCTGCTGGCGGCGTTCGGCATGGAGCAGCCGCTGCGGCTCGACTGCGGCGTCGACCTTGCGCCGTTCCAGATCGCCTATCAGACCTATGGCGAGCTCAACGCCGACCGCTCCAACGCCATCCTGATCTGCCACGCGCTGACCCTCGATCAGCACGTCGCCAACGTGCATCCGCTGACCGGCAAAGCCGGCTGGTGGGAAATCATGGTCGGCCCCGGCCGCCCGCTCGATACCGAGAAATACTTCATCGTCTGTTCGAACGTGATCGGCGGCTGCATGGGCTCGACCGGCCCGGCCTCGACCAATCCGGCCACCGGCAAGGCGTGGGGGCTGGATTTTCCGCTCATCACAATACCCGACATGGTCCGTGCGCAGGCCATGCTGCTCGATCGTCTCGGCATCGAAACGCTGCTCTGCGTGATCGGCGGCTCGATGGGCGGCATGCAGGTGCTGCAATGGACGGCGGCCTATCCGGAGCGCGTGTTCTCCGCGATGCCGGTCGCCTGTGCGACGCGGCACTCGGCGCAGAACATCGCATTTCACGAGCTGGGCCGGCAGGCCGTGATGGCCGATCCGGACTGGCATCACGGGCGCTATTTCGAGCAGGACACCCAGCCGCATCGCGGACTCGCCGTCGCGCGGATGGCGGGACATATCACCTATCTCTCGGACGCCGCGCTGCATCGCAAGTTCGGCCGGCGCATGCAGGATCGCGAGCTGCCGACCTTTTCGTTCGACGCCGATTTTCAGGTTGAGAGCTATCTGCGGTACCAAGGCTCGTCCTTTGTCGAGCGCTTCGATGCCAACAGCTATCTCTATCTGACACGGGCGATGGATTATTTCGACATCGCCGCCGACCATGATGGTGTGCTGGCGAAGGCGTTTGCCGGCATCAAGACGCGGTTCTGCGTGATCTCGTTCACCTCGGACTGGCTGTTCCCGACCTCGGAATCGCGTGCCCTGGTGCATGCGCTGAACGCGTCCAGCGCGCGGGTGTCGTTTGCCGAGATCGAGACCGACCGTGGCCACGACGCCTTCCTGCTCGACGTGCCCGAATTCTTCGACATTTCGCGCGCCTTTTTGGAATCGGCCGGCACCGCGCGCGGCCTGAAAAACGGTGGTTGA
- the metW gene encoding methionine biosynthesis protein MetW codes for MALQDQTLPLPGIVPDRTGSDRTDHLLVAGMVEPGSRVLDVGCGDGELLQLLESRGIDGRGIELSREGVNRCVAKGLAVVQGDADTDLVNYPDDAFDYVILSQTLQATRQPRVVLENLLRIGRRAIVSFPNFGFWKMRLQLLIGGHMPRTENLPATWYDTANIHFCTIKDFVELCDEINVKMERAVALDLYGRPVPLNLPWWVWNMFGEQGVFLLSRGGKGK; via the coding sequence ATGGCGCTTCAGGACCAGACCCTGCCGCTGCCGGGCATCGTGCCCGACCGCACCGGCAGCGATCGCACCGATCATCTTTTGGTCGCTGGTATGGTTGAGCCAGGCTCGCGCGTGCTCGACGTCGGCTGCGGCGATGGCGAACTGTTGCAGCTCCTGGAAAGTCGCGGCATCGACGGCCGCGGCATCGAATTGTCGCGCGAGGGCGTCAATCGCTGCGTCGCCAAGGGCCTTGCGGTGGTGCAGGGCGACGCCGACACCGACCTCGTCAACTATCCCGACGACGCCTTCGACTACGTGATCCTGTCGCAAACGCTGCAGGCGACGCGGCAGCCGAGGGTGGTGCTGGAGAATCTGCTCCGCATCGGCCGGCGCGCGATCGTCTCGTTCCCGAATTTCGGCTTCTGGAAGATGCGGCTGCAGCTCCTGATCGGCGGCCACATGCCGCGCACGGAGAATCTGCCGGCGACCTGGTACGACACTGCTAACATCCACTTCTGCACCATCAAGGATTTCGTCGAGCTCTGCGACGAGATTAACGTCAAGATGGAGCGCGCGGTTGCGCTCGATCTCTACGGCCGCCCGGTGCCGCTGAACCTGCCCTGGTGGGTCTGGAACATGTTTGGCGAGCAGGGCGTGTTTTTGCTGAGCCGGGGCGGCAAGGGGAAGTAG
- a CDS encoding alpha/beta hydrolase → MPHAIAKDGVRLYFEEAGSGTPIIFLHEFAADHTNWEPQMRYFSRGHRCIAYSARGYAPSDVPDTADVYTYDYFYTDALAVLDHLGINKAHFVGLSMGSYSSLQIALNAPARSLSMTLAAVGAGSDLENLSAFRAQCVANAEQYEAIGSIEVAKVTREAPSRIPFLLKDPRGHADFYAALARHDAKGSANTMRSFQGKRPSIYTMTEAIRRVPTPTLILCGDEDDNCVGPSLFLKKHLPAAGLSFFPKSGHVLNLEEPALFNEMVERFIALVEAGRWPVRDPRSMVKAVV, encoded by the coding sequence ATGCCCCACGCAATCGCCAAAGATGGTGTCCGTCTCTATTTCGAAGAGGCCGGAAGCGGCACGCCGATCATCTTCCTGCACGAGTTCGCGGCCGACCACACCAACTGGGAGCCGCAGATGCGCTACTTCTCGCGCGGCCATCGCTGCATCGCCTATTCGGCGCGCGGCTACGCGCCCTCCGACGTGCCTGATACGGCCGACGTCTACACCTACGACTATTTCTATACCGACGCGCTCGCCGTGCTCGATCACCTCGGCATCAACAAAGCGCATTTCGTCGGCCTCTCGATGGGCTCCTATTCCTCGCTGCAGATCGCGCTCAACGCGCCGGCGCGGTCATTATCGATGACGCTCGCGGCCGTCGGCGCCGGCTCCGATCTGGAAAATCTCAGCGCCTTTCGCGCTCAATGCGTCGCCAATGCCGAGCAGTATGAGGCGATCGGTTCGATCGAGGTCGCCAAGGTGACGCGCGAGGCGCCGAGCCGGATTCCGTTCCTGCTGAAGGACCCGCGCGGCCATGCCGATTTCTACGCCGCGCTGGCGCGGCACGACGCCAAAGGCTCGGCCAACACGATGCGCAGCTTCCAGGGCAAGCGTCCCTCGATCTACACGATGACGGAAGCGATCCGCAGAGTGCCGACGCCGACGCTGATCCTGTGCGGCGACGAGGACGACAATTGCGTCGGGCCGAGCCTGTTCCTGAAGAAGCATCTCCCCGCGGCGGGGCTGTCGTTCTTTCCGAAGTCAGGGCACGTGCTGAATTTGGAGGAGCCGGCGCTGTTCAACGAGATGGTGGAGCGGTTCATCGCACTGGTGGAGGCCGGGAGGTGGCCTGTGCGGGATCCGAGGTCGATGGTGAAGGCGGTGGTCTAG
- a CDS encoding TIGR02594 family protein — MSQLFAFRRSVRFIALALCSASIFVFVSPASARPHHAGRHARAHHAGHYKHHAYRHHRHAHRMSRWERGAEQRQAGGFAEFNPSYMPGGTPMTAPTGFGSQSVAEAGADRASRRAKARHEARPSRWERTVAQMNARGLGDANASVAPNATVTPAGGAMASGYGASGLVSEARKYLGGNPTGRGSLWCARFMNMVLQHSGYRGTGSDMANSFAKYGQRVSGPQVGAIAVMSRGRRGGHVGIITGIDAKGNPIMISGNNGNRVREAPVSRGRIYAYVMPTS, encoded by the coding sequence ATGAGTCAGTTGTTTGCGTTTCGCCGGTCGGTTCGTTTCATCGCACTGGCGCTGTGTTCGGCTTCCATCTTCGTATTTGTCTCTCCGGCTTCAGCAAGACCACACCACGCAGGGCGACATGCCCGCGCCCATCACGCCGGCCACTACAAGCATCACGCCTATCGCCACCATCGCCATGCGCACAGGATGTCGCGCTGGGAGCGCGGCGCTGAGCAGAGGCAGGCCGGCGGCTTCGCCGAATTCAATCCGAGCTACATGCCGGGCGGCACCCCGATGACGGCGCCCACCGGCTTCGGTTCGCAAAGCGTCGCCGAGGCGGGCGCTGATCGCGCCAGCCGCCGTGCGAAGGCGCGGCACGAGGCGCGCCCATCGCGCTGGGAGCGCACCGTCGCGCAGATGAATGCGCGCGGGCTTGGCGATGCCAATGCCAGCGTCGCGCCGAATGCAACGGTGACGCCGGCTGGCGGCGCGATGGCCTCCGGCTACGGCGCCTCAGGTCTCGTCTCCGAAGCGCGAAAGTATCTCGGCGGCAATCCGACCGGACGCGGCAGCCTGTGGTGCGCGCGCTTCATGAACATGGTGCTGCAGCATTCCGGCTATCGCGGCACCGGCTCCGATATGGCGAACTCGTTCGCGAAATACGGCCAGCGCGTTTCCGGCCCGCAGGTCGGTGCCATCGCCGTGATGTCGCGCGGCCGCCGCGGCGGCCATGTCGGCATCATCACCGGCATCGACGCCAAGGGCAATCCGATCATGATCTCCGGCAATAACGGCAACCGCGTCCGCGAGGCGCCGGTCTCGCGCGGCCGGATCTACGCCTACGTCATGCCGACGAGCTAA
- a CDS encoding phosphatase PAP2-related protein has protein sequence MENAVQLYRALLVNRAYVRSLCEGTVFLAASTIAIFAAVSYATVHASNYVTDFVLSRVGPFNVRFLFIYGTFAAFVITTGLLAWRPNRLPFALKATALFLLVRAVFVALTHMAPSPIDPQKAAPFFNSIFYGSDLFFSGHTGLPLLAALAFWHIPLWRMFYLALTGFFGSVVLLGHYHYSIDVLAALFITHGVFQISCWLFSRDYALFRSSENQAAPRPKRVSRRKLMAADSGYGPAPKPFMLHVVRDEPMPGGQANTD, from the coding sequence ATGGAAAATGCCGTACAGCTCTACCGAGCGCTGCTCGTCAATCGCGCGTATGTGCGTTCGCTGTGCGAGGGCACTGTGTTTCTCGCCGCCAGCACCATCGCGATCTTCGCCGCGGTCAGCTATGCAACGGTCCACGCCAGCAACTACGTAACCGATTTTGTGCTGAGCCGGGTTGGTCCCTTCAACGTGCGCTTTCTGTTCATTTACGGGACATTTGCGGCGTTCGTGATCACGACGGGCCTGCTGGCCTGGCGACCGAACCGGCTGCCATTCGCACTGAAGGCCACGGCGCTTTTCCTGCTGGTCCGCGCCGTATTCGTGGCGCTCACCCACATGGCGCCATCGCCGATCGATCCGCAGAAGGCGGCGCCGTTCTTCAACTCGATTTTCTACGGCAGCGATCTGTTTTTCTCAGGCCACACGGGTCTGCCGTTGCTCGCAGCGTTGGCCTTCTGGCACATCCCGCTCTGGCGAATGTTCTATCTTGCGCTGACCGGCTTCTTCGGTTCAGTCGTACTACTCGGCCATTACCACTATTCGATCGATGTGCTGGCCGCGTTGTTCATCACCCACGGCGTCTTCCAGATTTCGTGCTGGCTGTTCAGCCGCGACTACGCGCTGTTTCGTTCCTCCGAGAACCAGGCTGCGCCGAGACCAAAGCGGGTGAGCCGACGGAAACTGATGGCAGCCGACAGTGGATATGGACCCGCCCCAAAGCCGTTCATGTTGCACGTCGTCCGCGATGAACCGATGCCGGGTGGTCAAGCCAACACCGACTGA
- a CDS encoding YihY/virulence factor BrkB family protein, translating to MPNVRYIDPRRDPRNASGSEPATAIHPESDQEAVHRGRHALTPWQIPWKGWKDILLRTYQEMNEDRLLAVAAGVVFYGLLALFPAITALVSCYALLADASTVNQHLASLGSMLPGGAMDIVKEQVDRVLSKGDIKLGAAFALSFLLALWSANGGMKAMIDALNVAYEEKEERGFFRLNAVSLTFTIGGLVAVLVAIGAIVALPLILSAIGLSAVTDAIIRYGRWPLLVVLTLLALAVLYRFAPSRRAPQWKWITVGSLFATVAWLAGSALLSFYLANYAHYDATYGSLGAAIGLMMWMWMSTIVILLGAELNAEIEHQTAEDTTEGGPKPLGARNAETADTVGAAKA from the coding sequence ATGCCCAATGTGAGATACATCGATCCAAGACGAGATCCCCGCAACGCTTCCGGGTCCGAGCCTGCCACGGCCATTCACCCCGAAAGTGACCAGGAAGCTGTCCACCGCGGACGGCACGCCCTCACGCCCTGGCAGATCCCGTGGAAGGGATGGAAGGATATCCTGCTGCGCACCTATCAGGAGATGAACGAGGACCGGCTGCTGGCAGTGGCGGCCGGCGTCGTGTTCTATGGCTTGCTGGCGCTGTTCCCCGCGATCACCGCCCTGGTCTCCTGCTATGCGCTGCTTGCCGATGCCAGTACCGTCAACCAGCATCTCGCCTCGCTCGGGTCGATGTTGCCCGGCGGCGCGATGGACATCGTCAAGGAGCAGGTCGATCGCGTGCTTTCCAAGGGCGACATCAAGCTCGGAGCCGCGTTCGCCCTCAGCTTCCTGCTGGCGCTCTGGAGCGCCAACGGTGGCATGAAGGCGATGATCGATGCGCTCAACGTCGCCTATGAGGAGAAGGAGGAGCGCGGCTTCTTCAGGCTCAACGCCGTCTCGCTGACCTTTACCATCGGCGGCCTCGTCGCGGTGCTGGTCGCGATCGGCGCCATCGTCGCGCTGCCGCTCATCCTGTCGGCGATCGGCCTCAGCGCCGTGACTGACGCGATCATCCGCTATGGACGCTGGCCGCTGCTCGTCGTCCTGACGCTGCTGGCGCTGGCCGTGCTCTATCGCTTCGCGCCCAGCCGCCGCGCGCCGCAGTGGAAATGGATCACCGTCGGCAGTCTATTCGCAACGGTAGCCTGGCTCGCCGGCTCCGCCCTGCTCTCGTTCTACCTCGCCAATTACGCGCACTACGACGCGACGTACGGCTCGCTCGGCGCGGCGATCGGCCTGATGATGTGGATGTGGATGTCGACGATCGTCATCCTGCTCGGCGCCGAACTCAACGCCGAGATCGAGCATCAGACCGCCGAGGATACGACCGAAGGTGGCCCTAAACCGCTCGGGGCGCGCAACGCCGAGACGGCCGACACGGTCGGCGCAGCGAAAGCGTGA
- a CDS encoding MOSC domain-containing protein, translated as MPETSPAKIAEIYRYPVKGLTPEQLTRAELKPGQTLLADRRYAIENGPSGFDPVMPKWLAKPHFLMLMRDEWLAGLRTHYDDASQVLTIRRNGEVAAQGNLATAEGRAAIESFFATAFAGQIKGPPKLLESPGHSFSDVARKVVSIINLASVRAIEDIVGAPVNPLRFRANLYVEGWPAWHEFDLLDRTLSIGDVRLKVVKRIVRCAAVNVDPDTAQRDLAIPPALQRRFGHGDCGIYAEVVTGGTIAAGDTIAAEQAALL; from the coding sequence ATGCCTGAAACCTCCCCCGCCAAGATCGCCGAAATCTACCGCTACCCCGTCAAGGGCCTGACCCCGGAACAACTGACCCGGGCTGAACTCAAGCCGGGCCAGACCCTGCTGGCCGACCGCCGCTACGCCATCGAAAACGGCCCGTCCGGCTTCGACCCTGTAATGCCGAAATGGCTGGCGAAACCGCATTTCCTGATGCTGATGCGGGACGAATGGCTGGCCGGCCTGCGCACCCATTATGACGACGCCAGCCAGGTCCTGACGATCCGCCGGAATGGCGAAGTCGCCGCCCAGGGCAATCTGGCGACGGCCGAGGGCCGGGCAGCAATCGAGAGCTTCTTTGCCACCGCCTTTGCCGGCCAGATCAAGGGGCCGCCGAAGCTCCTGGAAAGTCCCGGACACAGTTTTTCGGACGTCGCCCGCAAGGTCGTTTCTATCATCAACCTCGCCAGCGTCCGCGCCATCGAGGATATCGTCGGCGCCCCGGTCAATCCGCTGCGCTTCCGCGCCAACCTCTATGTCGAGGGCTGGCCGGCCTGGCACGAATTCGACCTGCTCGACCGGACGCTTTCGATCGGCGATGTCCGCCTGAAAGTGGTCAAGCGCATCGTCCGCTGCGCCGCCGTCAACGTCGATCCCGATACGGCCCAGCGCGACCTCGCCATCCCGCCGGCGCTGCAGCGCCGGTTCGGTCATGGCGACTGCGGCATCTACGCCGAGGTGGTGACGGGCGGCACGATTGCTGCGGGCGACACGATCGCAGCGGAACAGGCGGCGCTGTTGTAG
- the clpB gene encoding ATP-dependent chaperone ClpB: protein MNIEKYTERARGFIQSAQSLAIRDGHQQFSSLHVLKVLLDDSEGLAGGLIDRASGNSRAILKATEDALKKLPKVSGSGAGQIYLAPDMARAFDAAEKAAEKAGDSFVTVERLLLGLTLEKNGEAGNILSKGGVTPQNLNAAIESLRKGRTADSASAENAYDALKKYARDLTQAARDGKLDPVIGRDEEIRRTIQVLSRRTKNNPVLIGEPGVGKTAIVEGLALRILNGDVPESLKDKKLLSLDMGALIAGAKYRGEFEERLKAVLQEVTAAEGSIILFIDEMHTLVGAGKADGAMDASNLLKPALARGELHCIGATTLDEYRKHVEKDAALARRFQPIFVSEPTVEDTISILRGLKDKYEQHHGVRITDSALVGATTLSNRYITDRFLPDKAIDLVDEAAARLKMQVDSKPEELDLMDREIIRLKIEQEALKKETDLGSKSRLQTLEKELADLEEKSAALTARWSAEKNKLSDAQKLKSELDTLRIELANAQRRGEFQRAGELAYGKIPELEKRLADIEAKEDAGEMMEEAVTANHIAQVVSRWTGVPVDKMLEGEKDKLLKMENQLGKRVVGQAEAVHAVATAVRRSRAGLQDPNRPMGSFMFLGPTGVGKTELTKALAEYLFNDETAMVRLDMSEFMEKHSVSRLIGAPPGYVGYDEGGALTEAVRRRPYQVVLFDEIEKAHPDVFNVLLQVLDDGRLTDGQGRTVDFRNTLIIMTSNLGSEFLVNQPEGQDTSAVREQVMGMVRAHFRPEFLNRVDEIILFHRLQKSEMGRIVEIQFARLQRLLEDRKISLTLDSAARDWLAAKGWDPAYGARPLKRVIQRNVQDPLAEMILSGDVADGDGVVISSEGNVLTFNGKAAQTAEIAQFEAPVPKRKLN from the coding sequence ATGAATATTGAAAAGTACACCGAGCGTGCGCGCGGCTTCATCCAGTCTGCGCAGTCGCTCGCGATCCGCGACGGACATCAGCAGTTCTCATCGCTGCATGTCCTCAAGGTTTTGCTTGATGACAGTGAGGGACTGGCCGGAGGTCTGATCGACCGCGCCAGCGGCAACTCCCGCGCCATCCTCAAGGCGACCGAGGACGCGCTGAAGAAATTGCCGAAAGTCTCGGGCAGCGGCGCCGGGCAGATCTATCTCGCCCCCGACATGGCGCGCGCCTTCGACGCGGCGGAAAAGGCCGCCGAGAAGGCCGGCGACAGCTTCGTCACGGTCGAGCGGCTGCTGCTCGGCCTGACGCTGGAGAAGAACGGCGAGGCCGGCAATATCCTGAGCAAAGGCGGCGTCACACCACAAAATCTCAACGCGGCGATCGAGTCGCTGCGCAAGGGCCGTACGGCCGACAGCGCATCGGCCGAAAACGCCTACGACGCGCTAAAGAAATATGCCCGCGACCTCACCCAGGCGGCGCGCGACGGCAAGCTCGATCCGGTGATCGGGCGCGACGAGGAAATCCGGCGCACCATCCAGGTGCTGTCCCGCCGCACGAAGAACAATCCGGTGCTGATCGGCGAGCCCGGCGTCGGCAAGACCGCCATCGTCGAGGGCCTGGCGCTGCGCATCCTCAATGGCGACGTGCCGGAAAGCCTGAAGGACAAGAAGCTGCTCTCGCTCGACATGGGCGCGCTGATTGCGGGCGCGAAGTACCGCGGCGAGTTCGAGGAGCGGCTCAAGGCCGTGCTGCAGGAAGTCACCGCGGCCGAAGGCTCGATCATCCTGTTCATCGACGAGATGCACACGCTGGTCGGCGCCGGCAAGGCCGATGGCGCGATGGATGCGTCCAACCTGCTCAAGCCCGCGCTGGCGCGCGGCGAGCTGCATTGCATCGGCGCGACCACGCTCGACGAATACCGCAAGCATGTCGAGAAGGATGCCGCGCTGGCGCGGCGCTTCCAGCCGATCTTCGTCTCCGAGCCGACGGTCGAGGACACCATCTCGATCCTGCGCGGCCTGAAGGACAAGTATGAGCAGCACCACGGCGTCCGCATCACGGACTCCGCGCTGGTTGGTGCCACCACGCTCTCGAACCGCTACATTACCGACCGCTTCCTGCCCGACAAGGCCATTGACCTGGTGGACGAGGCGGCAGCGCGGCTGAAGATGCAGGTCGATTCCAAGCCGGAAGAGCTCGACCTGATGGACCGGGAAATCATCCGGCTCAAGATCGAGCAGGAGGCGCTGAAGAAGGAAACTGACCTCGGCTCCAAGAGCCGGCTGCAGACGCTGGAAAAGGAGCTCGCCGATCTCGAGGAGAAATCGGCGGCGCTGACGGCGCGCTGGAGCGCGGAGAAGAACAAGCTCTCCGACGCACAGAAGCTGAAGAGCGAGCTCGATACCTTGCGCATCGAACTCGCCAACGCCCAGCGGCGCGGCGAATTCCAGCGCGCGGGCGAGCTCGCCTATGGCAAGATTCCCGAGCTGGAAAAGCGGCTCGCCGATATCGAAGCCAAGGAGGATGCCGGCGAGATGATGGAAGAGGCGGTCACCGCCAACCACATCGCGCAGGTAGTGTCGCGCTGGACCGGCGTGCCCGTCGACAAGATGCTCGAGGGCGAAAAGGACAAGCTCCTGAAAATGGAGAACCAGCTCGGCAAGCGCGTCGTCGGCCAGGCCGAAGCCGTTCACGCGGTCGCGACCGCGGTACGGCGTTCGCGTGCCGGCCTGCAGGACCCGAACCGCCCGATGGGCTCGTTCATGTTCTTAGGGCCTACCGGCGTCGGCAAGACCGAGCTGACGAAAGCCCTCGCGGAATACCTGTTCAATGACGAGACCGCGATGGTCCGCCTCGATATGTCCGAGTTCATGGAAAAGCACTCGGTGTCGCGGCTGATCGGCGCGCCTCCCGGTTATGTCGGCTACGACGAGGGCGGGGCGCTCACCGAGGCGGTGCGGCGGCGGCCCTATCAGGTCGTACTGTTCGACGAGATCGAAAAGGCGCATCCGGACGTCTTCAACGTGCTGCTGCAGGTGCTCGACGACGGCCGCCTGACCGACGGCCAGGGCCGCACGGTCGACTTCCGCAACACGCTGATCATCATGACCTCGAACCTTGGTTCGGAATTTTTGGTGAACCAGCCGGAGGGCCAGGATACCTCAGCGGTGCGTGAGCAGGTGATGGGAATGGTGAGGGCGCACTTCCGGCCCGAATTCCTCAACCGCGTCGACGAGATCATCCTGTTCCACCGTCTGCAGAAGAGCGAGATGGGCCGGATCGTCGAGATCCAGTTCGCCCGGCTGCAGCGGCTGCTCGAGGATCGCAAGATCAGCCTCACGCTCGATAGCGCGGCGCGCGACTGGCTGGCCGCCAAGGGCTGGGATCCGGCTTACGGCGCACGTCCCCTGAAGCGGGTGATCCAGCGCAATGTGCAGGACCCGCTCGCGGAGATGATCCTCTCCGGCGACGTCGCCGACGGCGATGGCGTCGTGATCTCCTCGGAGGGCAACGTGCTGACCTTCAACGGCAAGGCGGCGCAAACCGCCGAGATCGCGCAGTTCGAGGCGCCGGTGCCGAAGCGTAAGCTGAACTGA